One genomic segment of Candidatus Bipolaricaulota bacterium includes these proteins:
- a CDS encoding GIY-YIG nuclease family protein yields MYNLYILQCSDKTLYTGIAIDLEKRVIEHNESKLGAKYTRGRRPVNLVYSKKFRDRSAASKEEARVKRLSRKEKLAMVKTIC; encoded by the coding sequence ATGTACAACCTTTATATTCTTCAATGTTCGGATAAAACTTTATACACGGGCATTGCCATTGATTTGGAAAAGAGAGTAATAGAGCACAACGAAAGCAAGCTCGGCGCCAAATACACTCGCGGCCGGAGGCCGGTTAATCTTGTATATTCAAAAAAATTCCGCGACCGCTCCGCCGCCTCCAAAGAAGAAGCGCGGGTGAAGAGATTGTCGAGGAAAGAGAAGTTGGCTATGGTTAAAACAATTTGTTAA
- a CDS encoding MBL fold metallo-hydrolase has product MLYKPCGAAREVTGSRHLFEINKNKILFDCGLFQGGKRGEADKKNREFLFDPKEIKALVLSHAHIDHAGIIPRLVKLGFKGFIHSTAITKELVELLLLDSVKIQKQDARYSGRHLNRKIEPLYNEVDVRKAVSLFVVHSYHDEFKPIKGATIEFFDAGHVLGSAITLANFNEASRNLKLIYTGDLGRKNLPILNDPEQVEKGDVLITETTYASHLHESNLQAKQEIEWIINDVVGRGGKIIVPGFSLERTQELVYILNQLYQEKKIPPVPVFVDSPLSTKISKVFMRHPEAYDKETAQEFLQKKKSPFYFDSLKYITDKEDSQKLNSFKKSCIIISASGMCEAGRIVHHLKFNVSDAKNLILVVGYMAKGTLGRQLVEKQNYVYILGEKYPLRAQVVVLNSFSAHADKPELLEFAGNIKGLKKIFCVHGEETESLVMRDNLYNINKFTGKVEVPRLGETFIL; this is encoded by the coding sequence ATGCTCTACAAACCATGCGGAGCGGCGCGAGAAGTGACCGGCTCCAGACATTTATTTGAAATAAATAAAAATAAAATACTGTTTGATTGCGGCTTGTTTCAGGGCGGCAAAAGGGGCGAAGCGGACAAGAAAAACCGTGAGTTTTTGTTTGATCCCAAGGAAATAAAAGCTTTGGTTTTAAGCCACGCGCACATAGATCACGCCGGCATCATTCCGCGATTGGTAAAATTAGGTTTTAAGGGATTCATTCATTCTACGGCCATCACCAAGGAATTGGTGGAGCTATTGTTGCTTGATTCAGTAAAAATTCAAAAACAAGACGCCAGATACAGCGGCCGGCACCTGAATAGAAAAATCGAGCCGCTCTATAATGAGGTTGATGTCAGAAAGGCCGTCAGTTTGTTCGTTGTTCATTCTTATCACGACGAGTTTAAGCCGATCAAAGGCGCGACCATCGAGTTTTTCGACGCCGGACATGTTTTGGGCTCGGCCATAACGTTGGCGAATTTCAACGAAGCGTCTCGAAATTTGAAATTGATCTACACCGGAGATTTGGGCAGAAAAAATTTGCCTATCTTAAATGATCCGGAACAAGTCGAGAAAGGAGATGTTTTGATCACCGAAACGACTTATGCCAGCCACTTGCATGAATCAAATCTTCAAGCCAAGCAAGAGATCGAATGGATCATCAATGACGTGGTCGGCCGCGGTGGAAAAATAATCGTGCCAGGATTTTCGCTCGAGCGCACTCAGGAACTGGTTTATATTTTGAATCAGCTGTATCAGGAGAAGAAAATTCCGCCGGTGCCCGTTTTTGTGGACAGTCCGCTGTCAACCAAGATTTCCAAAGTGTTTATGAGGCATCCGGAAGCCTATGACAAAGAAACCGCGCAGGAGTTTTTGCAAAAAAAGAAAAGTCCATTTTATTTCGACAGTTTGAAATATATTACGGACAAGGAGGACTCGCAAAAATTGAATTCATTCAAAAAATCCTGCATTATAATTTCCGCTTCTGGCATGTGCGAGGCGGGCAGGATCGTGCATCACTTGAAGTTCAATGTCAGCGACGCCAAAAATTTGATCCTGGTCGTCGGCTACATGGCCAAAGGCACCTTGGGCAGGCAATTGGTGGAAAAGCAAAATTATGTTTACATTTTGGGCGAAAAATATCCGCTGCGAGCGCAGGTGGTCGTGCTGAATTCATTTTCCGCTCACGCGGACAAGCCCGAGTTGCTTGAATTCGCCGGTAATATAAAGGGATTGAAAAAAATATTTTGCGTTCACGGCGAAGAAACGGAAAGTTTGGTGATGAGGGATAATCTGTATAATATCAATAAATTCACGGGTAAAGTCGAAGTCCCGAGATTGGGAGAAACTTTTATTTTGTGA
- a CDS encoding HAD-IA family hydrolase, producing the protein MIKLIIWDLLGVLYENGEVNPFARAILAEFEKKSIENVCVSNLSPDTVHRLAEQLNIKHVIICQEEGFSKKETPVYEKVLSDFKVKANEVLFIDDNESNLAAARKIGIKTAVFRGKKGNADFAIDDLVDVWGILAHIMDHACPPTCPP; encoded by the coding sequence ATGATTAAGTTGATCATTTGGGATTTGCTTGGCGTGCTCTATGAAAACGGGGAAGTCAATCCGTTTGCTCGGGCAATCTTAGCTGAATTTGAAAAAAAGAGTATTGAAAACGTTTGCGTCAGCAATCTTTCACCGGACACGGTTCATCGACTCGCTGAGCAATTAAATATCAAACATGTTATAATATGCCAAGAAGAAGGTTTTTCTAAGAAAGAAACGCCGGTTTACGAAAAGGTCTTGTCCGATTTTAAAGTAAAAGCAAATGAGGTTTTATTTATTGACGATAATGAGAGCAATTTGGCGGCCGCGCGAAAAATAGGTATAAAAACGGCCGTTTTTAGAGGAAAAAAGGGCAATGCGGATTTTGCGATTGATGATTTGGTAGATGTTTGGGGGATACTTGCACATATCATGGATCATGCCTGCCCGCCGACCTGTCCGCCGTAG
- a CDS encoding translation initiation factor eIF-2B, giving the protein MNFVDQIYKKIVNIEIQGATSVCEAVLLALKKESADKKMKTSADLIRSLHRVGHYLSRARATEPMAENAVRFVEHHLRQNREMELKELRVLIKRGIDGFLFRLATNKKNIRDVGERLIEDEDNVFTHCHSSTVIDVLAEAKKNKKKIHVFNTETRPLFQGRITSKELIKKKIENTQVVDSAGPFFVSQYTKDYDMDVLLLGCDAISQSGDAVNKIGSLGLALAAKEADIPVYIATQSLKLDLDAKYLKNLEIEKRPSKEIWPGAPEGVEIINYAFDIIPAKYITGFITELGVLKPKRLAKSVKAAYPFLI; this is encoded by the coding sequence ATGAATTTCGTCGATCAAATTTATAAAAAAATAGTCAATATTGAAATTCAGGGCGCGACGAGTGTCTGCGAGGCCGTGCTTTTGGCGCTGAAAAAAGAGTCGGCTGACAAAAAAATGAAAACTTCCGCCGATTTGATAAGAAGTTTGCATCGGGTCGGCCATTATTTGAGCCGCGCCAGAGCGACCGAACCAATGGCCGAAAACGCGGTCAGGTTTGTCGAGCATCATTTGAGGCAAAATAGGGAAATGGAATTGAAAGAATTGAGAGTTTTAATAAAGCGCGGCATTGACGGATTTTTGTTTCGCTTGGCGACCAATAAAAAAAATATTCGCGATGTCGGCGAGCGGTTGATTGAAGACGAAGACAATGTCTTCACCCATTGCCATTCGTCAACGGTGATCGATGTTTTGGCCGAGGCGAAAAAGAACAAGAAGAAAATTCATGTTTTCAATACGGAAACCAGGCCTCTTTTTCAAGGCAGAATCACCTCAAAGGAATTGATTAAGAAAAAAATTGAAAACACGCAGGTCGTTGATTCGGCCGGACCGTTTTTCGTCAGTCAATACACAAAAGATTATGACATGGATGTTTTGTTGCTGGGTTGCGATGCTATTTCCCAAAGCGGTGACGCCGTGAATAAGATCGGTTCGCTCGGCTTGGCTTTGGCGGCCAAAGAAGCTGATATTCCCGTTTACATCGCCACGCAATCTTTAAAATTGGATCTTGACGCCAAATATTTGAAAAATTTGGAAATTGAAAAGCGTCCAAGCAAGGAGATTTGGCCCGGCGCGCCGGAAGGCGTTGAAATAATCAATTACGCTTTTGATATTATTCCGGCCAAATACATTACCGGTTTCATTACCGAACTCGGCGTCCTAAAGCCGAAGCGTTTGGCCAAAAGCGTCAAAGCGGCTTACCCGTTTTTAATATGA
- the rbcL gene encoding type III ribulose-bisphosphate carboxylase — protein MSSIKFVEIGYKPKVEKELIATFYMEPHKVKFHEAADAVAGESSIGSWTELKTLSPKTAVRLKARVFYINEKKKIIKIAYPMDLFEKGSIPQLLSSLGGNIFGMKAVKNLRWQDIEFPKKYIDSFMGPAFGIEGIRKILKVKNRVLLGSIIKPKVGLSALAQAKLSAVVWLNGIDLIKDDENLTDMAFNRFEDRVKKVFEWKRKVEKETKQEKLYACNITATPDEMLRRAKLVKKYGGRCVMIDLVSVGLDNVQYLRKQKLGLIIHGHRAGHAMFTRYKKHGMSMLVLAKLSRLAGIDQLHTGTVVGKMEGNEEEVMTVNNLLKEDWAAYNVVREDWSNIKPVMPIASGGLHPGLLPKLIEILGQDLIVNFGAGIHGHPDGSAAGARACYQAAEAISKGIDLKKYAEDHVELARALEYWKS, from the coding sequence ATGTCCTCAATAAAATTCGTTGAAATCGGCTACAAACCAAAGGTTGAAAAGGAGCTGATCGCTACTTTTTACATGGAGCCGCATAAAGTTAAATTTCACGAAGCGGCGGACGCCGTGGCCGGCGAAAGCTCAATCGGGTCTTGGACGGAGCTGAAAACCTTGAGTCCGAAAACCGCAGTTCGTCTGAAGGCGCGGGTGTTTTATATCAACGAGAAAAAAAAGATCATCAAAATAGCTTATCCCATGGATTTGTTCGAGAAAGGCAGTATCCCGCAGTTGCTTTCAAGTCTGGGCGGTAACATTTTCGGCATGAAAGCCGTGAAAAATTTGCGTTGGCAAGATATTGAATTTCCAAAAAAATACATTGATTCTTTCATGGGACCGGCTTTCGGAATTGAAGGAATCAGAAAAATTTTAAAAGTGAAAAACAGAGTTCTTTTGGGCAGTATCATCAAGCCGAAAGTGGGTTTGTCCGCCTTGGCGCAAGCCAAATTATCCGCGGTCGTCTGGCTCAACGGCATTGACTTGATCAAAGACGATGAGAATTTGACGGACATGGCTTTCAATCGATTCGAAGATCGAGTGAAAAAAGTTTTTGAATGGAAGCGCAAAGTGGAAAAGGAAACCAAACAAGAAAAACTTTACGCCTGCAATATTACGGCCACGCCTGATGAAATGCTCAGACGCGCCAAGTTGGTTAAAAAATACGGAGGCAGGTGCGTAATGATCGATTTGGTCTCGGTCGGTTTGGACAATGTCCAGTATTTGCGAAAACAAAAATTAGGTTTGATAATTCACGGCCATCGAGCCGGTCACGCCATGTTCACTCGGTACAAAAAGCACGGCATGAGCATGCTTGTTTTGGCCAAGTTGTCCAGATTGGCCGGCATTGATCAATTGCACACGGGCACGGTTGTCGGTAAAATGGAAGGCAATGAAGAAGAGGTCATGACAGTCAATAATTTGCTTAAAGAAGATTGGGCCGCGTATAATGTCGTCAGAGAAGATTGGAGCAATATTAAGCCGGTGATGCCGATAGCGTCGGGCGGCTTGCATCCCGGGTTATTGCCGAAATTGATTGAGATATTGGGGCAGGATTTGATTGTTAATTTCGGCGCGGGCATTCACGGACATCCTGACGGCTCGGCTGCCGGCGCCAGAGCCTGCTATCAAGCGGCCGAAGCGATCAGTAAAGGCATTGATTTGAAAAAATACGCTGAGGATCATGTTGAATTGGCCAGAGCGTTGGAGTATTGGAAATCCTGA
- a CDS encoding pseudouridine synthase, producing MENIRLQKYLADCGIASRRSAEELILRGKVKVNGKTVKELGVKVDLKDKVEFNGKIVKPEQKKIYIMLNKPIGYLSTVKKGKEKGKTVLDLVKVKERLFPIGRLDKDSSGLLILTNDGDLALKLTHPRFEKEKEYSVTVDKEITKSFIEQMKKGVKITEGKTLPAKVKQTDSKNFQIVLREGKNRQIRRMCESLGYRVRSLSRIRINKLKLAGLKSGEFRYLNEEEIKNLVL from the coding sequence ATGGAAAATATTCGTTTGCAAAAATACCTGGCCGATTGCGGCATTGCTTCTCGTCGGAGCGCCGAAGAATTGATTTTGCGTGGAAAAGTCAAAGTCAACGGAAAAACGGTTAAAGAACTTGGCGTCAAAGTTGATCTGAAAGATAAAGTTGAATTTAATGGCAAAATTGTAAAGCCCGAACAAAAGAAAATTTACATCATGCTCAATAAGCCAATCGGCTATTTATCGACTGTAAAAAAAGGCAAAGAAAAAGGCAAAACCGTTTTGGATTTGGTCAAAGTCAAAGAAAGATTATTTCCGATCGGCCGGCTGGATAAAGATTCGAGCGGACTTTTGATCTTAACCAATGATGGCGACTTGGCTTTGAAATTGACTCATCCCAGATTTGAAAAAGAAAAGGAATATTCGGTGACGGTTGATAAAGAAATCACCAAAAGTTTTATCGAGCAAATGAAAAAGGGGGTTAAAATAACGGAGGGCAAAACTTTGCCGGCCAAAGTTAAACAAACTGACTCAAAGAATTTTCAAATCGTTTTGCGAGAAGGCAAGAACAGGCAAATCAGGAGAATGTGCGAGAGTTTGGGCTATCGAGTCCGGAGTTTGAGCCGAATCAGAATCAATAAATTGAAACTGGCCGGATTGAAAAGCGGGGAATTCAGATATTTGAATGAAGAGGAGATTAAGAATCTCGTGTTATGA
- a CDS encoding DUF2207 domain-containing protein: MKKMIFGGLTAILFFLSANFSAAQVLPADTLPWRITSFDSVIDLHENTDFTVTEKISATFNEQRHGIFRYIPLKYSTAGIFNYFLKINLEGIYKPDNSAWNFERTQSGNFWEYKIGSPDELIGGQQRFDIIYDVSRGIRFFDDHDELYWNVTGNDWEAPIAKATATVLLPKQISKQDLNFKCYTGLAGAVAEDCNYIFDEDAKTIAFSTFDQPNAMDNYLTVAISFPKGYLTEYSKSKKIGIFLGDNYPIFLPIFAFILMYFWWLKKGKDEKPNKPVIAQYEGADLMTPSLVPVIEKEKMFSPRDLPAELVHLATLRILKIKEINAEKGEYEIIKNREWADNAKITAYQKLLLDKIFAGGSETVKLADLKEKFDYKDSAAYIKSAKDYIEEKKYYVNPVATKGLFILLGMFILGAGIIFGAGAQNMALFLGCVVSAIIVIVFGIFMPKKSKEGMDMLWHVKGLKEYINVAEKDRIKGEEAANIFSKVLPFAMVMGMTEKWVTVFDGILKQPPEWLEVQNPNVFAIPYLYTALNGFESQANKGFAPAYQSGGSSGSSGFSGGSSGGGFGGGGGGSW; encoded by the coding sequence ATGAAAAAAATGATTTTTGGAGGATTGACGGCGATTCTCTTTTTTTTATCGGCCAATTTTTCGGCCGCGCAGGTTTTGCCGGCGGATACTTTGCCTTGGCGCATAACTTCTTTTGACTCCGTTATCGATCTGCATGAAAACACTGATTTCACGGTGACGGAAAAAATTTCCGCCACGTTCAATGAACAGCGGCATGGAATTTTTCGATACATTCCATTGAAATATTCAACCGCCGGAATTTTTAATTATTTTTTGAAAATAAATTTGGAAGGGATTTATAAGCCCGATAATTCGGCCTGGAATTTCGAGCGAACGCAAAGCGGCAATTTTTGGGAATATAAAATCGGCAGTCCGGATGAATTGATCGGCGGTCAGCAAAGATTCGACATCATTTACGATGTTAGTCGCGGCATCAGGTTTTTCGATGATCATGACGAGTTGTATTGGAACGTGACCGGCAACGATTGGGAAGCGCCGATCGCCAAAGCCACGGCCACGGTGCTGTTGCCGAAACAAATATCCAAGCAAGACTTGAATTTCAAATGCTACACCGGTCTCGCCGGCGCCGTCGCCGAGGACTGCAATTATATTTTCGACGAAGACGCCAAGACGATCGCCTTCAGCACTTTCGATCAACCCAATGCCATGGATAATTATTTGACCGTCGCGATCTCATTTCCCAAAGGCTATCTGACCGAATATTCCAAATCGAAAAAGATCGGCATTTTTTTGGGCGACAATTATCCGATTTTCCTGCCGATTTTTGCTTTTATTTTAATGTATTTTTGGTGGTTGAAAAAAGGCAAAGACGAAAAACCGAATAAACCCGTGATCGCCCAGTATGAGGGCGCTGATTTGATGACGCCCAGCTTGGTGCCGGTGATTGAAAAGGAAAAAATGTTTTCTCCTCGAGATTTGCCGGCGGAATTGGTGCATTTGGCCACTTTGAGAATTTTAAAAATCAAAGAAATCAACGCGGAAAAAGGGGAGTATGAAATAATCAAAAATCGCGAGTGGGCGGATAACGCCAAAATCACCGCGTATCAAAAATTATTGCTCGATAAAATTTTCGCGGGAGGATCGGAAACGGTTAAGTTGGCTGATTTGAAAGAAAAATTCGATTACAAAGATTCAGCCGCGTATATCAAATCCGCCAAAGATTATATTGAAGAAAAAAAATATTACGTCAATCCCGTGGCGACCAAAGGGCTGTTTATTCTTTTGGGCATGTTTATTTTAGGCGCGGGCATCATTTTTGGCGCGGGCGCGCAAAATATGGCTCTGTTTCTGGGCTGTGTTGTCAGCGCGATAATCGTCATCGTCTTTGGGATTTTCATGCCGAAAAAATCAAAAGAAGGCATGGACATGCTTTGGCATGTCAAGGGATTGAAAGAATATATCAATGTGGCGGAAAAAGACAGAATCAAGGGCGAGGAAGCGGCCAATATTTTCAGTAAGGTTCTGCCGTTCGCCATGGTAATGGGCATGACTGAAAAATGGGTCACCGTGTTTGACGGTATTTTAAAACAGCCGCCGGAATGGCTGGAAGTCCAAAATCCGAATGTTTTCGCCATTCCTTATTTGTACACGGCGCTAAATGGCTTTGAGTCTCAAGCCAATAAAGGTTTTGCCCCTGCTTATCAAAGCGGCGGCTCATCGGGCTCGAGCGGTTTTTCGGGAGGTTCTTCAGGCGGAGGGTTTGGAGGAGGAGGTGGAGGAAGCTGGTAA
- a CDS encoding AMP phosphorylase: protein MAFYLKCKKLDFSTGDKQIVVINDEEAESYGIYPGDRLLLQWSKNKKAAVIADTTASKVRPGEIGLFSEVWRKSNVESGDIVEVNIMSRPLSIETIRKKLLGKPVTYEEIYAVIKDIVDGTLGTVETTYYAASSFVKDYSIDELYYVAKAMAETGEQMELKERMVDKHSVGGLAGNRVTPLVVSIVASLGLYIPKTSSRAITSPAGTADTMEVICPVSFSMAEIKKIVKKTHGCFVWGGGLNLAPADDKIIKVSRPLAFEPYDKMIVSILAKKVAMGVDDLVLDIPVGPSTKVPDMVKANMIEKKFMALGKRFGMKIKAVKTKALEPVGDGIGPALEARDIFRVLQRHKFRPLDLEKKAILLAGELLELNGFAKKGHGKAMAMQQLKSSAAWEKMNEIVVAQGGKANQHSEDFTSGAKRYEIHAKKSGKVTAIDNKAINEICMNLGAPSDKLAGLHLHVHYGAKVKKGDKLFTVYGSSDDRLKLGVLASREVEIFKISKK from the coding sequence ATGGCTTTTTACCTAAAATGCAAAAAACTAGATTTCTCCACGGGCGACAAGCAAATCGTGGTGATCAATGATGAAGAAGCTGAAAGCTACGGCATTTATCCGGGAGATCGCTTGCTTTTGCAATGGAGCAAAAATAAAAAAGCGGCGGTGATCGCGGATACCACGGCCTCCAAAGTCAGGCCCGGCGAAATCGGTTTGTTTTCGGAAGTTTGGCGCAAATCCAATGTTGAATCGGGAGATATAGTGGAAGTGAATATCATGTCCAGACCTTTGTCCATTGAAACGATCAGAAAAAAGCTTTTGGGAAAACCCGTTACGTATGAAGAAATTTACGCGGTAATTAAGGATATTGTGGACGGCACGCTGGGTACCGTAGAGACCACCTATTACGCGGCTTCAAGTTTCGTCAAAGACTATTCGATAGACGAACTTTATTATGTGGCCAAGGCCATGGCCGAAACGGGCGAGCAAATGGAATTGAAAGAGCGGATGGTGGACAAACATTCGGTCGGCGGTTTGGCCGGCAACAGAGTGACCCCTCTGGTCGTGTCCATTGTGGCTTCCTTGGGTTTGTATATTCCCAAAACGTCTTCTCGGGCGATCACGTCTCCGGCCGGCACGGCCGACACCATGGAAGTGATTTGTCCCGTTTCTTTTTCAATGGCGGAAATAAAAAAAATAGTCAAAAAAACTCACGGCTGTTTTGTTTGGGGCGGCGGTCTTAATCTCGCGCCCGCCGATGATAAAATCATTAAAGTCTCCAGGCCGCTGGCGTTTGAGCCTTACGATAAAATGATTGTCAGCATTTTAGCCAAAAAGGTGGCCATGGGAGTTGATGATTTGGTTTTGGATATTCCGGTCGGTCCTTCGACCAAAGTGCCGGACATGGTTAAAGCCAACATGATTGAAAAAAAATTCATGGCCCTAGGCAAACGATTCGGCATGAAAATCAAAGCGGTGAAAACCAAAGCTTTGGAGCCGGTGGGCGACGGTATCGGGCCGGCCCTGGAAGCGCGCGATATTTTCCGCGTTTTGCAAAGGCATAAATTTCGACCGCTTGATTTGGAGAAAAAAGCCATTTTATTAGCGGGCGAGTTGCTCGAGCTCAATGGTTTCGCGAAAAAAGGCCATGGCAAAGCCATGGCCATGCAACAGCTTAAATCAAGCGCGGCCTGGGAGAAAATGAATGAAATCGTGGTGGCGCAAGGAGGCAAAGCCAACCAGCATTCCGAGGATTTCACTTCCGGAGCCAAGCGATATGAAATTCACGCGAAAAAGTCCGGCAAAGTGACGGCCATTGACAATAAAGCGATCAATGAAATTTGCATGAATTTGGGCGCTCCGAGCGACAAATTGGCCGGACTGCACCTCCATGTTCATTATGGCGCCAAGGTTAAAAAAGGCGATAAATTGTTCACCGTTTACGGCTCATCGGATGACAGGCTGAAATTGGGCGTTTTGGCCAGCCGGGAGGTGGAAATTTTCAAGATAAGCAAGAAATAA
- a CDS encoding thioredoxin domain-containing protein — translation MEKNKSNFWMGFFVGLACVSLLCFLGLLIFVFSQGENVNLAEKVQAQDEQDVVSDINPVEQYAAIPPLTADDYVKGDPNAKVVLIEYSDFECPYCLMHSQTMEQIEDFYGNQIAISFRNFPLSFHPEAQKAAEAAECAGVQGKFWEMHDKLFDMNEAGTLGLDNFKAAAKELGLNTTKFNQCLDGGEMAARIAEQASLAQQAGVSGTPATFVNGDLVSGARPLEDFTDQDGNLAPGFQTIIETYLGE, via the coding sequence ATGGAAAAAAATAAATCGAATTTTTGGATGGGATTTTTCGTGGGCTTGGCTTGCGTCAGTTTATTGTGTTTTTTGGGCTTGTTGATTTTCGTCTTCAGTCAGGGTGAAAACGTTAATTTGGCGGAGAAGGTTCAAGCGCAAGACGAACAGGATGTTGTCAGCGACATTAATCCGGTCGAGCAATATGCCGCGATTCCTCCATTGACGGCCGATGACTATGTCAAAGGCGATCCGAACGCCAAAGTCGTTTTAATCGAATATTCGGATTTTGAATGTCCTTATTGTTTAATGCATTCGCAAACCATGGAACAAATTGAAGATTTTTACGGCAATCAAATTGCCATCTCGTTCAGAAATTTTCCGCTGTCGTTTCATCCCGAGGCTCAAAAAGCGGCTGAAGCGGCTGAATGCGCGGGAGTTCAAGGCAAGTTTTGGGAAATGCATGACAAGCTTTTTGACATGAATGAGGCCGGAACACTTGGTTTGGATAATTTCAAGGCCGCGGCCAAAGAGTTGGGTTTGAACACGACAAAATTCAATCAATGCTTGGATGGCGGCGAAATGGCGGCCAGGATCGCAGAGCAGGCTTCCTTGGCGCAACAAGCCGGAGTATCCGGCACGCCGGCGACTTTCGTGAACGGAGATTTGGTCAGCGGAGCCAGGCCGTTAGAGGATTTTACGGATCAAGATGGAAATTTGGCGCCGGGATTTCAAACTATTATCGAAACTTATTTGGGTGAATAA
- a CDS encoding hydrolase has product MADQTIKPTGCCDPFNPEPWDNKEIVWENKIFVKDHVTSFFHIPLNMGKKIIKNMALIEKAGAKSSYQLMLTDEKSLWGADIYIDVAKEVPEAQMAKLSGTFLTKVFEGPYQNAGKWAMEMKEYVKSENKELKKLYFSYTTCPACAKAYGKNYVVLFAQID; this is encoded by the coding sequence ATGGCCGACCAAACAATCAAACCAACCGGCTGTTGCGATCCGTTTAACCCCGAGCCGTGGGACAATAAAGAGATCGTCTGGGAAAATAAAATTTTTGTTAAAGACCATGTGACCAGTTTTTTTCATATTCCGCTGAATATGGGAAAGAAAATAATTAAAAATATGGCTTTGATTGAAAAAGCCGGAGCAAAATCTTCGTACCAGCTGATGCTCACCGATGAAAAATCGCTTTGGGGCGCTGATATTTACATTGATGTGGCCAAAGAAGTCCCCGAAGCGCAGATGGCTAAGCTTTCCGGCACGTTTTTGACAAAGGTTTTTGAAGGACCTTATCAGAATGCTGGTAAATGGGCGATGGAGATGAAAGAATATGTTAAGTCTGAAAATAAAGAATTGAAAAAGCTTTATTTTTCATATACCACTTGCCCGGCCTGCGCCAAAGCGTATGGGAAAAATTACGTGGTGCTTTTCGCGCAAATAGATTAA